The following are encoded together in the Cicer arietinum cultivar CDC Frontier isolate Library 1 chromosome 2, Cicar.CDCFrontier_v2.0, whole genome shotgun sequence genome:
- the LOC101509294 gene encoding low affinity inorganic phosphate transporter 8-like yields the protein MNAIEEVFQLSRAMFVVALLTTVPGYWCTVFLIDKIGRFRIQLVGFLVMFACMWFLERKYRSFWGESECGKDAKYDYCKGNLIMFAILFGLTLFFANFGPNSTTFIVLAELFPARFRLTCHGISAAAGKSGAILGAFVVQSYIDSAHDKTKGIKKAIMALLVVNLLGFFCTFLVPETQGRSLEEISGEEKEFEENNTSSEVKNDEKEGTRNTSFELK from the coding sequence ATGAATGCTATTGAAGAGGTTTTTCAACTCTCGAGAGCGATGTTTGTGGTTGCCTTGCTCACCACGGTACCTGGATACTGGTGCACGGTTTTCCTCATTGACAAGATTGGACGGTTCAGAATTCAACTTGTTGGATTTCTTGTAATGTTTGCTTGTATGTGGTTTCTTGAACGCAAGTATAGATCATTCTGGGGAGAATCTGAATGCGGAAAAGATGCGAAATATGATTATTGTAAAGGAAACCTTATCATGTTTGCTATACTTTTTGGACTTACACTATTTTTTGCTAACTTTGGACCTAATAGCACTACATTTATAGTTCTGGCCGAGCTCTTTCCTGCGAGGTTCCGTTTGACATGTCACGGGATATCAGCTGCGGCTGGAAAATCAGGAGCTATTCTTGGTGCTTTTGTGGTGCAAAGCTATATAGACAGTGCTCATGATAAAACAAAGGGGATCAAGAAGGCTATTATGGCGCTTTTGGTCGTCAACTTGCTTGGATTCTTTTGCACTTTCTTGGTGCCTGAAACACAAGGTCGATCACTTGAAGAAATCTCGGGAGAGGAGAAAGAATTCGAGGAAAACAATACTTCGAGCGAGgtgaaaaatgatgaaaaagaGGGAACAAGAAACACTAGTTTTGAATTGAAATAA